From a region of the Sphaerodactylus townsendi isolate TG3544 linkage group LG09, MPM_Stown_v2.3, whole genome shotgun sequence genome:
- the PKIA gene encoding cAMP-dependent protein kinase inhibitor alpha isoform X2: protein MTDVESTYADFIASGRTGRRNALHDILVSSTSGNSSELSLKLSELDINKTEGEGDAQRNPTEQTGEAQGEAAKQES from the exons ATGACTGATGTGGAATCGACATATGCAGATTTCATTGCTTCTGGAAGAACTGGGAGGCGAAATGCACTTCATGATATCCTTGTATCTTCTACAAGTGGAAATTCTAGTGAACTATCTCTAAAGTTATCAGAACTTGATATCAACAAAACTG AAGGTGAAGGAGATGCACAAAGAAATCCCACTGAGCAAACTGGGGAAGCCCAGGGAGAAGCAGCAAAACAAGAAAGCTGA
- the PKIA gene encoding cAMP-dependent protein kinase inhibitor alpha isoform X1 gives MNKALLCVYLLAMTDVESTYADFIASGRTGRRNALHDILVSSTSGNSSELSLKLSELDINKTEGEGDAQRNPTEQTGEAQGEAAKQES, from the exons ATgaacaag GCGTTGCTATGTGTATACCTGTTAGCGATGACTGATGTGGAATCGACATATGCAGATTTCATTGCTTCTGGAAGAACTGGGAGGCGAAATGCACTTCATGATATCCTTGTATCTTCTACAAGTGGAAATTCTAGTGAACTATCTCTAAAGTTATCAGAACTTGATATCAACAAAACTG AAGGTGAAGGAGATGCACAAAGAAATCCCACTGAGCAAACTGGGGAAGCCCAGGGAGAAGCAGCAAAACAAGAAAGCTGA